The following coding sequences are from one Musa acuminata AAA Group cultivar baxijiao chromosome BXJ2-4, Cavendish_Baxijiao_AAA, whole genome shotgun sequence window:
- the LOC135609652 gene encoding probable WRKY transcription factor 4, which translates to MAENGSCDSSCGVVVVPEAGAGVPPRPTVSLPPRPSLESLFQGGGSGWGAWEASPGPLTLVSSFFADDSESECRSFTQLLAGAMNSPVAAAAVRMTAGSAGEQGKDAEKRFSGDEAESGSGFVRSGQNRPPSLAISQPQVFAVPPGLSPANLLDFPAFFSPGQGNFAMSHQKALAQVTAQAAESPFRLLNQTQLPSPSLASTATTSSQQPIQEIPTLKPSYIAVESAEGSQSDKKSQPHTTIVDKSAQDGYSWRKYGQKVVKGSNYPRSYYKCTHPKCPVKKKVERSVDGQVTEIIYKGQHNHQRPTPNKRTKVDSNLPCGLDETNGDHGNLEPGFLGCHGNLRKLNNITAAPASGRDQESNYGTLEQVSGSSDSEEAAAIRIDEGDDNEHDAKRRNIAASSQRTLTEPRIIVQTTSEVDLLDDGYRWRKYGQKTVKGNPHPRSYYKCTYAGCRVRKHIERSPTDPESVITSYEGKHNHDVPAARNSSHSRVTTVSLTSADIKAYDQTPVAVLQLKEEHQVT; encoded by the exons ATGGCGGAGAACGGGAGCTGCGATAGCAGCTGCGGAGTCGTCGTTGTTCCAGAAGCGGGGGCGGGGGTGCCGCCGCGGCCCACCGTAAGCCTCCCTCCCCGCCCCTCCCTCGAGAGCCTCTTCCAAGGCGGCGGCAGCGGCTGGGGCGCGTGGGAGGCGAGCCCTGGCCCGCTGACGCTGGTGTCGAGCTTCTTCGCTGACGACTCCGAGTCGGAGTGCCGATCCTTCACCCAGCTTCTCGCTGGCGCGATGAATTctccggtggcggcggcggcggtgaggATGACAGCGGGCTCCGCGGGGGAGCAGGGGAAGGATGCGGAGAAGCGCTTCAGCGGTGACGAAGCGGAGAGTGGTAGTGGGTTTGTCCGGTCGGGGCAGAATCGACCGCCGAGCCTGGCTATTAGCCAGCCGCAGGTGTTCGCCGTGCCGCCCGGGTTGAGCCCTGCCAACTTGCTCGACTTTCCTGCCTTCTTTTCACCCGGCCAG GGAAATTTTGCAATGTCCCACCAAAAAGCCCTTGCTCAAGTCACAGCCCAGGCTGCAGAGTCTCCTTTTAGATTGCTGAATCAGACACAACTCCCATCACCTTCCCTAGCATCAACAGCAACCACCTCGTCACAGCAACCGATCCAGGAGATTCCTACTCTTAAACCAAGTTATATTGCAGTAGAATCTGCAGAAGGTTCCCAATCTGATAAAAAATCTCAGCCTCATACCACCATTGTAGATAAATCTGCTCAGGATGGCTACAGTTGGCGGAAGTATGGTCAGAAGGTCGTGAAAGGGAGTAATTATCCTAGGAGCTACTACAAATGCACCCATCCAAAATGTCCAGTTAAGAAAAAGGTAGAACGCTCTGTAGATGGTCAAGTAACCGAGATAATCTACAAGGGCCAACATAATCATCAACGTCCTACACCAAATAAACGCACCAAAGTAGATAGTAATTTGCCCTGTGGACTGGATGAGACGAATGGGGACCATGGCAATCTTGAACCAGGCTTTCTGGGTTGTCATGGGAATCTCAGAAAACTGAACAACATAACTGCTGCTCCAGCTTCTGGAAGGGATCAAGAATCTAATTATGGGACACTTGAACAAGTATCTGGgtcaagtgacagtgaagaagcgGCCGCAATTAGGATAGACGAGGGAGATGACAATGAGCATGATGCCAAAAGAAG GAACATAGCAGCATCTTCTCAAAGGACATTGACTGAGCCTAGGATCATTGTCCAGACAACAAGTGAGGTTGATCTTTTGGATGATGGCTATAGATGGCGCAAATATGGGCAAAAAACAGTGAAAGGGAATCCTCATCCAAG GAGCTATTATAAGTGCACTTATGCAGGATGCCGTGTCAGGAAACATATCGAGAGATCTCCAACAGATCCCGAGTCTGTAATAACATCATACGAGGGAAAACATAACCATGATGTTCCAGCTGCTAGAAATAGCAGCCATAGCAGAGTGACTACTGTTTCCCTTACATCTGCAGACATCAAAGCCTACGATCAGACCCCGGTTGCAGTTCTCCAattaaaagaagaacatcaagtcACCTAG
- the LOC135582318 gene encoding uncharacterized protein LOC135582318 isoform X1 → MDVPDETSPFPIGSSEGAAAPTAADAWEAVAQLPAEEHGRGWEIVATDACTHDDCSIFPPTLHEGLYLRYDSLPVLAPPIPPQEQVRVVEEPSSWPMRCEEVGEMRPTRWGPLSDSARRLIGSGIEVIRAKISLCKGGGLGLSTGRGVWSFMAVAGFVGALMYMKRRHRREKELLLLLLSEKDQRIRELLNQIALMNHIIAAGYRIPVTKHT, encoded by the exons ATGGACGTCCCCGACGAAACGTCGCCGTTCCCCATCGGCAGCAGCGAGGGAGCCGCCGCGCCGACGGCGGCGgacgcgtgggaggcggtggcgcAGCTCCCGGCAGAGGAGCACGGGAGGGGGTGGGAGATTGTAGCGACCGACGCCTGCACCCATGACGACTGTTCCATCTTCCCCCCTACCCTCCACGAGGGGCTCTACCTCCGCTACGACTCACTCCCAGTCCTAGCCCCTCCCATACCTCCCCAAGAACAGGTTAGGGTCGTCGAGGAGCCGTCATCTTGGCCCATGAGGTGCGAAGAGGTGGGAGAGATGCGACCTACGCGATGGGGGCCGCTCTCGGATTCCGCTAGGCGGTTGATCGGGTCGGGGATTGAGGTGATCCGTGCAAAAATCTCACTTTGTAAAGGAGGAGGATTAGGTCTTTCGACCGGAAGGGGGGTTTGGTCGTTCATGGCAGTGGCCGGATTCGTGGGCGCTTTGATGTATATGAAACGGAGGCACCGGCGGGAGAAGGAGTTGCTTCTTCTCCTACTTTCAGAGAAGGATCAG AGGATACGGGAGTTGTTGAATCAAATTGCTCTGATGAATCATATCATAGCTGCGGGTTACCGAATACCTGTTACGAAGCATACATGA
- the LOC135582318 gene encoding uncharacterized protein LOC135582318 isoform X2, giving the protein MDVPDETSPFPIGSSEGAAAPTAADAWEAVAQLPAEEHGRGWEIVATDACTHDDCSIFPPTLHEGLYLRYDSLPVLAPPIPPQEQVRVVEEPSSWPMRCEEVGEMRPTRWGPLSDSARRLIGSGIEVIRAKISLCKGGGLGLSTGRGVWSFMAVAGFVGALMYMKRRHRREKELLLLLLSEKDQNHHMARLAHPCSQAILLSG; this is encoded by the exons ATGGACGTCCCCGACGAAACGTCGCCGTTCCCCATCGGCAGCAGCGAGGGAGCCGCCGCGCCGACGGCGGCGgacgcgtgggaggcggtggcgcAGCTCCCGGCAGAGGAGCACGGGAGGGGGTGGGAGATTGTAGCGACCGACGCCTGCACCCATGACGACTGTTCCATCTTCCCCCCTACCCTCCACGAGGGGCTCTACCTCCGCTACGACTCACTCCCAGTCCTAGCCCCTCCCATACCTCCCCAAGAACAGGTTAGGGTCGTCGAGGAGCCGTCATCTTGGCCCATGAGGTGCGAAGAGGTGGGAGAGATGCGACCTACGCGATGGGGGCCGCTCTCGGATTCCGCTAGGCGGTTGATCGGGTCGGGGATTGAGGTGATCCGTGCAAAAATCTCACTTTGTAAAGGAGGAGGATTAGGTCTTTCGACCGGAAGGGGGGTTTGGTCGTTCATGGCAGTGGCCGGATTCGTGGGCGCTTTGATGTATATGAAACGGAGGCACCGGCGGGAGAAGGAGTTGCTTCTTCTCCTACTTTCAGAGAAGGATCAG AATCACCATATGGCAAGATTGGCCCACCCTTGCTCTCAGGCGATACTCCTATCAGGTTAA
- the LOC135609653 gene encoding EID1-like F-box protein 2 translates to MLVPKQYRCTHSAACVCIKGHLSEDAIFLVFEHLNWNPRLIALMSCVCKWFDEIAKRILWKEFCRTRAPKMMLDLQSCGSHSVDGNWKALGKLLIYCSGCTQRGLFNITCVPGHFVHRTRFSRTSGKSFLIPQCRTDVLYVCDPCEHLDQGDDGDVGFFRGVFKSFSASKVRKMLIERQAKLHSTEACPYCKAKLWNMMQAKMIPRSACIRLGAYDDSVECYVCLNGHMLGTSSLLPLSDSDEASDFEQCSKFD, encoded by the coding sequence ATGTTGGTACCAAAGCAATATCGATGCACCCATTCGGCTGCTTGTGTATGCATCAAAGGTCACCTGAGCGAGGATGCCATCTTTCTTGTTTTTGAGCATCTGAACTGGAATCCTAGATTGATTGCGCTAATGTCGTGTGTTTGCAAATGGTTTGATGAGATTGCCAAACGGATATTGTGGAAAGAGTTCTGTCGAACAAGGGCCCCGAAAATGATGCTGGATTTGCAGTCCTGTGGAAGTCATAGTGTCGATGGAAACTGGAAAGCACTTGGAAAGCTTCTCATCTATTGTTCAGGTTGCACCCAGAGGGGCCTCTTTAATATCACTTGTGTCCCAGGTCACTTTGTGCACAGGACTAGGTTTTCGAGGACTTCAGGAAAGAGCTTTCTTATTCCGCAGTGCAGGACAGATGTCttgtatgtgtgtgacccttgtgAACATCTAGATCAAGGTGATGATGGCGATGTAGGATTCTTCCGCGGTGTGTTCAAGTCATTTTCTGCTTCGAAGGTTAGAAAGATGCTGATCGAAAGGCAGGCCAAACTCCACTCCACAGAGGCGTGTCCATATTGCAAGGCAAAATTGTGGAACATGATGCAGGCAAAGATGATACCAAGGAGCGCTTGCATCAGGTTGGGTGCATATGATGATAGTGTTGAGTGTTATGTATGTCTGAATGGGCACATGCTTGGAACAAGCTCTCTCCTGCCACTCTCTGATTCTGACGAGGCATCTGACTTTGAACAGTGCTCAAAATTCGACTAA
- the LOC103980838 gene encoding nodulin-related protein 1-like gives MDSDHPASGERSAQSHRHQPNPSHLLSSAKVVADAASSAFRHETDKVDKTVAAGAAADLLGAASHYAKLEDGKLGKYVEQAESYLHQYHSSHSAHSSSAAAAHSSSTHSGGEAHAEGGGGLEDYMKMAQGFLKKH, from the coding sequence ATGGATTCCGATCATCCTGCCAGTGGAGAACGCAGCGCGCAGAGCCACAGGCATCAGCCAAATCCATCGCATCTCCTCTCCAGTGCCAAAGTGGTGGCCGACGCAGCCAGCTCTGCCTTCCGCCACGAGACCGACAAGGTCGATAAGACGGTGGCGGCCGGAGCCGCCGCCGACTTGCTCGGCGCCGCATCCCATTACGCGAAGCTGGAGGACGGGAAGCTGGGGAAGTACGTGGAGCAAGCCGAGAGTTATCTCCATCAGTACCACTCGTCCCACTCCGCCCATTCATCCTCGGCTGCGGCGGCGCATTCTTCTTCGACTCACTCCGGCGGCGAGGCCCATGCTGAAGGCGGCGGCGGGTTGGAGGACTACATGAAGATGGCTCAGGGCTTCCTGAAGAAGCATTGA